In Carya illinoinensis cultivar Pawnee chromosome 10, C.illinoinensisPawnee_v1, whole genome shotgun sequence, one DNA window encodes the following:
- the LOC122279517 gene encoding protein FAR1-RELATED SEQUENCE 5-like — translation MGEEDEMTPRPSTSTSQSLMTPQNTCSNDYQQNPEFRVSHPPPPSNPDNFTQEFSPSTEFQENVGSTFSDAADEMLFDLDEDLEGNTVSPDGDARVEAPRSGMEFPSENELTAYYKQYAKQEGFGVRTQRTKKDDDGRPVYVTIGCARGGKYQPKNINPSKPRATTKTDCKAKVNATLNKNEKWVITTVEHVHNHITISPKKSRLLRSHKRLDEYSQRILDLNDRAGIRLNKNYFSLVVDAGGFENLDFQERDCRNFIDKARHLRLGKGGGDALYAYFQRMRMQNDGFVSAMDVDDDGRLRNVFWADARSRSAYEYFGDVVTFDTTYLTNRYGMPFAPFVGVNHHGQSILLGAGLLSSEDTHSFVWLFRTWLDCMNGRAPKAIITDQDRAMKNAIEIVFPGTRHRYCLWHIMRKLPEKLGSHSHFSTGLKTSIQAALYDSQTCSKFEKRWCHLLDMYDLRDNNWLKSLFEERTFWVPVYLKDVFWAGMSTTQRSESMNAFFDGYVHSGTTLKEFVDQFDNALRKKVELETTADFNSSNQTIPCVSPFNFEKQFQSLYTNAKFKEFQKELMGLMCCNCTLVCKQGCISTFDILDEISINDCNKIVHYTLYFNEKECELKCTCALFEMRGILCRHALKVFQLSRINVVPDRYVLDRWRKDEKRTYTLIKSSYDDLRSSGDARRYEMVVKRCMKLATKISRSDERVNAFLRVVDDFDSRCDDATVGSRSESTHVGSNVHADKGKKILSPHVVRGKGRPPSKRKVPAVEKVARKRKACRKILEDAMPLGDSPGPQQPPFDDGQGVGTQQSNVTQSMPPEISRGLKILVNCVFEYIFIN, via the exons ATGggggaagaagatgaaatgaCACCCAGGCCATCGACTTCAACTTCGCAGTCGTTAATGACGCCTCAAAATACATGTTCAAATGACTACCAA CAAAATCCTGAATTTAGAGTGTCCCACCCTCCGCCTCCGAGTAATCCGGATAACTTTACTCAAGAATTTTCTCCCTCTACAGAATTTCAAGAAAATGTTGGAAGTACATTTTCTGATGCGGCTGATG AAATGTTATTTGATTTAGATGAAGATTTAGAGGGTAACACTGTTAGCCCAGATGGTGATGCCCGGGTTGAAGCACCAAGATCCGGTATGGAATTTCCTAGTGAGAATGAGCTGACGGCGTACTATAAACAATATGCCAAGCAAGAGGGATTTGGTGTAAGGACACAGAGGACTAAAAAAGATGATGATGGGAGGCCCGTTTATGTTACTATTGGATGTGCCCGTGGGGGAAAATACCAACCTAAGAACATTAATCCCTCGAAGCCACGTGCAACAACTAAGACGGATTGTAAAGCCAAGGTCAATGCGACAttgaacaagaatgaaaaatggGTTATCACCACAGTTGAACATGTGCACAACCACATTACTATCAGCCCAAAGAAATCAAGACTGTTGCGATCTCACAAACGTCTAGATGAATACAGTCAACGGATTCTCGACCTCAATGATAGAGCAGGTATTCGGTTGAATAAGAATTATTTCTCTCTTGTCGTTGATGCTGGGGGTTTTGAGAATTTAGATTTTCAAGAGAGAGATTGTCGTAATTTCATTGATAAGGCGAGACATTTAAGATTGGGTAAAGGAGGTGGAGATGCCCTTTATGCATACTTCCAGAGAATGAGAATGCAGAATGATGGGTTTGTTTCTGCCATGGATGTGGATGATGACGGAAGGTTACGGAATGtattttgggctgatgcacggAGTCGATCGGCGTATGAGTATTTTGGGGACGTTGTGACCTTTGATACGACGTACCTAACAAACCGGTACGGAATGCCTTTCGCTCCATTTGTTGGGGTTAACCATCATGGGCAATCGATACTACTAGGGGCAGGGTTGTTGTCAAGCGAGGACACGCATTCATTTGTTTGGTTGTTCCGCACGTGGTTGGATTGCATGAATGGTCGAGCGCCGAAAGCCATTATAACCGACCAAGACCGGGCAATGAAGAATGCCATTGAGATTGTATTTCCGGGAACCCGCCATAGGTATTGTCTTTGGCATATAATGCGCAAACTTCCAGAGAAGTTAGGATCTCACTCTCATTTCTCTACAGGGTTGAAGACCTCTATTCAGGCTGCATTGTATGATTCACAGACATGCTCGAAATTTGAGAAGAGGTGGTGCCACCTTCTAGATATGTATGATCTCAGAGATAATAATTGGTTGAAGTCCTTATTTGAGGAAAGGACGTTTTGGGTTCCGGTTTATTTGAAGGATGTTTTTTGGGCGGGCATGAGCACGACACAACGGTCAGAaagcatgaatgctttttttgacgGATATGTCCATTCCGGTACAACATTGAAGGAATTCGTGGACCAGTTTGATAATGCTTTAAGGAAGAAGGTGGAGCTAGAGACAACGGCTGACTTCAATTCCAGTAACCAAACGATCCCCTGCGTCTCCCCTTTTAACTTCGAGAAGCAGTTTCAGAGCTTATACACAAATGCAAAGTTTAAAGAGTTCCAAAAAGAGCTGATGGGCCTAATGTGTTGTAATTGCACATTGGTGTGCAAACAGGGGTGCATTTCAACCTTTGATATCTTGGATGAAATCTCTATTAATGACTGCAACAAAATAGTCCACTACACACTTTATTTTAACGAAAAGGAGTGTGAGTTGAAGTGCACGTGTGCATTGTTTGAGATGAGGGGAATTTTATGTAGGCATGCACTTAAAGTTTTTCAGCTGTCCCGAATTAATGTGGTGCCAGATAGATATGTCTTGGATCGGTGGAGGAAGGATGAGAAGAGGACATACACATTGATCAAAAGTAGTTATGATGACTTGCGGTCCAGTGGAGATGCACGAAGGTATGAGATGGTGGTTAAAAGATGCATGAAACTAGCAACTAAGATTTCACGAAGTGATGAGCGTGTCAATGCATTCCTACGTGTTGTCGATGACTTTGATTCAAGATGTGATGATGCAACGGTTGGGTCGAGATCAGAATCAACGCATGTTGGTTCAAACGTACATGCGGATAAGGGTAAGAAGATATTAAGCCCTCACGTGGTTCGAGGGAAAGGGAGACCCCCAAGTAAGAGAAAGGTTCCGGCTGTGGAGAAGGTGGCAAGAAAGAGAAAG GCTTGCAGAAAGATATTGGAAGATGCAATGCCATTGGGTGATTCCCCGGGCCCTCAACAACCTCCATTTGATGATGGGCAAGGTGTTGGGACACAACAGAGCAATGTCACACAATCTATGCCACCGGAGATTTCGAGAGGTCTTAAGATATTGGTTAATTGTGtctttgaatatatttttatcaactAA
- the LOC122278319 gene encoding uncharacterized protein LOC122278319, producing the protein MALNWLLHSACHILGSPKDTEMPSCNPTVGHPNEGSVQGDHVNSLKVVPNGGQGGKEIHPAAPVFQMPLHYPRYNKAEYEMMEEWKVDLLLQQYGLNFKGNLDEKRAFAMGAFLWPDQY; encoded by the coding sequence aTGGCTTTGAATTGGCTTCTTCATTCTGCATGTCATATTTTAGGGTCACCAAAGGACACAGAGATGCCCTCATGTAACCCTACTGTTGGGCACCCTAATGAAGGAAGCGTGCAAGGAGATCATGTAAACAGTTTAAAGGTCGTCCCTAATGGAGGCCAGGGTGGGAAGGAAATACACCCTGCAGCTCCAGTGTTCCAAATGCCTCTGCACTACCCTCGATACAACAAGGCAGAATACGAGATGATGGAGGAGTGGAAAGTGGACCTTCTTCTCCAGCAATATGGGCTCAACTTTAAGGGCAATCTTGATGAAAAGAGGGCATTTGCCATGGGTGCATTCTTATGGCCTGATCAGTATTAG